The following are encoded together in the Methylomonas methanica MC09 genome:
- a CDS encoding VWA domain-containing protein: MTLHLVCDISGSMSDGGKPFIMRTLVTTVAQWVLYGYGRTEITLWAWGSEARRIPDWGTRSEFPEQLLSCAGTANGSSLIQSLGDKPDGKVLLFTDGFWSRDDARALKRWKDNLPSNMLRIIKIGADANPQLKGPDLFSSDELFSALDGWLQEDEEWA; encoded by the coding sequence GTGACACTCCATCTGGTTTGCGACATTTCCGGCAGCATGAGCGACGGCGGAAAGCCGTTCATTATGAGAACACTGGTTACAACCGTTGCTCAATGGGTGTTGTATGGCTATGGGCGTACGGAGATCACTTTGTGGGCCTGGGGCTCTGAGGCGCGTCGCATACCTGACTGGGGCACAAGAAGCGAATTTCCGGAGCAGCTACTTTCATGCGCAGGAACTGCAAATGGTTCGTCACTGATTCAGTCGCTTGGTGACAAGCCCGACGGCAAGGTTCTACTTTTCACTGACGGGTTCTGGTCTCGGGATGATGCGAGGGCTCTGAAGCGGTGGAAAGACAATTTGCCCTCAAACATGCTGCGAATTATAAAGATTGGTGCAGATGCAAATCCCCAACTCAAAGGGCCTGATCTGTTCTCATCAGACGAATTGTTTTCTGCGCTTGATGGCTGGCTCCAAGAGGATGAGGAATGGGCATGA
- a CDS encoding Card1-like endonuclease domain-containing protein has translation MKKFLLTWYGITDFRASLGFENADGPIASAIAGGSYSDVVILGYTRADNDSNESIEVQKTFALELASIRNTGQEKDWKVTSQFVSRFANTAVAHEHFEVWLKNKVARIGSAAKIFFKGEKLRELNDTEGIYAAAMRALDCVEREPGEKLVTLYLSPGTPVMAFVWALAALSYPELKKRLIASSVVSKAPEAISLPAEWLKRHSAKQDAIRDIPNGFDVTFHLFGEQRMPALLSIRQFESEHHIFVNSKDYPATCMRAFLGSRDLHELSVDPWDDRAVHVRIAELAKQFPEKTRIGINLTGGTKLMFAGALSAARELGAVPFYFDSKNRRVTFVDSLRREKIRQIDSIETFLRLNSDGLEFSDDAAMNEISPDRQFLTNTLWVHRDKMRRFYKELTDYNNAFKPFEICRDGFHFKLDNAERATIQGYGLDLAFENWPDFAKYLSGGWFEEFVYLQCKPYEDTGVIQDLRINVKLNLKQESAWNHSTWGVEYNELDITFTDGYSLYIVECKAGNVTQEQVMKLQNLVRFYGGIEGRGIVACCVPPNTESAKKKIKDARLMLWSGASLPEQIKEMMNSITARAEAIEGTT, from the coding sequence ATGAAGAAATTTCTGCTCACATGGTACGGAATCACGGATTTCCGCGCATCTTTGGGATTCGAGAATGCCGATGGCCCCATCGCAAGTGCCATCGCGGGGGGGTCTTACTCAGATGTCGTTATCTTGGGTTACACCCGGGCCGATAATGATTCCAACGAATCTATCGAGGTTCAGAAGACATTTGCGCTCGAATTGGCCTCTATTCGGAACACGGGTCAAGAGAAAGATTGGAAAGTTACTAGTCAGTTTGTATCTAGGTTTGCCAATACCGCCGTCGCCCACGAACATTTCGAGGTTTGGCTGAAGAATAAAGTCGCAAGAATAGGCAGCGCTGCGAAGATATTCTTCAAAGGTGAAAAACTTCGTGAACTCAACGACACCGAAGGAATTTATGCTGCCGCAATGCGTGCGTTGGATTGTGTGGAGCGGGAACCTGGTGAAAAGTTAGTCACTCTTTATCTCAGTCCGGGAACTCCGGTGATGGCTTTTGTATGGGCGCTTGCAGCTTTGAGCTATCCTGAACTCAAAAAACGGCTCATTGCATCGTCCGTCGTTAGCAAGGCTCCTGAGGCTATATCGTTGCCTGCCGAGTGGCTCAAGAGACACAGCGCGAAACAGGATGCGATCCGAGACATCCCCAACGGATTTGATGTGACCTTCCATCTTTTTGGTGAGCAACGGATGCCAGCTTTGCTCAGCATCCGACAATTTGAGTCGGAGCATCACATTTTCGTTAACTCAAAAGACTACCCGGCTACATGTATGCGAGCGTTCCTTGGCTCTCGCGATCTGCACGAACTTTCCGTTGACCCTTGGGATGATCGTGCTGTCCATGTGCGGATTGCAGAGCTTGCCAAACAATTTCCAGAGAAAACGCGCATCGGCATCAATCTGACTGGCGGAACAAAATTAATGTTTGCAGGCGCACTCTCTGCCGCGCGCGAGCTTGGTGCCGTTCCATTTTATTTTGATAGCAAGAATCGTCGGGTAACCTTTGTTGATAGTCTTCGGCGCGAAAAAATCAGGCAAATTGATTCGATCGAAACCTTTTTACGTCTCAATAGCGATGGATTGGAGTTTTCTGACGACGCCGCGATGAATGAGATATCGCCGGACCGTCAATTCCTGACCAATACTCTCTGGGTACATCGTGACAAGATGCGCAGGTTCTACAAAGAACTGACAGACTATAACAATGCGTTCAAACCATTCGAAATATGTCGTGATGGCTTTCATTTCAAGCTGGACAATGCTGAGAGAGCAACAATCCAAGGCTACGGACTGGATCTAGCCTTTGAAAACTGGCCTGATTTCGCCAAATACCTATCCGGCGGCTGGTTCGAGGAATTTGTCTATTTGCAATGCAAGCCCTACGAAGATACTGGCGTCATCCAAGACTTGCGCATCAATGTCAAGCTGAACCTGAAGCAAGAAAGCGCCTGGAATCATTCGACTTGGGGCGTCGAATACAACGAACTGGATATCACATTCACCGACGGCTACTCGCTTTACATCGTGGAATGCAAGGCAGGCAATGTAACGCAGGAACAAGTCATGAAACTGCAAAACCTTGTGCGCTTCTATGGAGGAATTGAAGGTCGTGGCATCGTCGCCTGTTGTGTTCCACCAAATACAGAGTCGGCCAAGAAAAAGATCAAGGATGCTCGGCTGATGCTTTGGAGCGGAGCGTCACTTCCTGAGCAGATCAAGGAAATGATGAACAGCATCACCGCGCGAGCCGAAGCAATTGAGGGAACTACGTGA
- a CDS encoding FtsK/SpoIIIE domain-containing protein: MNGRAKSFQDVTAKLHKTIVDYHEGLVRIDRDFNATKKTLNEDQERNREIRKSNWKSGFVREWEKIATEIANVSSQLRQRQPALVDFGKDKPLMASEIPAGLVLGSQQVSFDQLSCHVPKVIPFPFASALVLPQGNVEQKRLAHCLLLRLLSALPPGQVELTLIDPLQLGQSVEPFLPLLKVEQLVPQGHVLTRSDEIEGALGKLTDEVEEIIQHRFNDKSSNWSGYNAINADAPLTYKVVVLFDVPEQISDKSLWFLGRLCENGPRCGVLPVIAIDGQRMDERRYEKFGCVLETSAMRLDTLFQRSETGDLSCTYQPEQWPRQDVLDSFMATLAEHCAAKRRFKKTMPDLWTNFTKGETTLGGFDIPVGWTPAGEITNLRLGATDSEHHVLLAGKTGSGKSNLLHVLIHSLCEKYPPEELDLYLLDYKESTEFNIYAASPLPHARLVATESDPEYGVTVLRHLVDELEKRARIFKSSSARDFAEYRNASGVQLPRVLLVIDEFQVLFSEGRQVAETAEQLLSQLLKQGRSFGIHILLATQTLKGINAQSIGSIITQLGCRIALACGQEDSALILGGGNWAAAELRSPPEGIINNANGAKSGNVKFMIPFAGESEHRRELLTKLIERKSLFGATAKTKIFSGASLPAMPSSSEYQIACAQNQALLLGERLTFEADVLTIPLTRRTAFNVLLSGYNDQIHDGLLAAILSSMAYHADGFDEVVYFNARGVPPCGGFSTSSQALGARFRIFDDISTLPLQAISDDIGSRRIALIIDGLDSEKVLHPTAAFRSPKPGEPPSPADLLKCLAEEGPRKGTFVFAFVDRWQRCASACKDLFSFFELRVAYCMNEDDAGSLVSGGIGKFKGIEKPNRAVFVNKMTNDREWFCPYVQESTR; encoded by the coding sequence ATGAATGGAAGAGCAAAATCGTTTCAGGATGTGACTGCTAAATTACACAAGACAATCGTGGACTATCACGAAGGCCTTGTGCGCATTGACCGCGATTTCAATGCCACCAAAAAAACATTAAACGAAGATCAGGAGCGTAACCGGGAAATCAGGAAGTCGAATTGGAAGTCAGGCTTCGTCAGAGAATGGGAGAAAATCGCAACTGAAATAGCGAACGTAAGTTCGCAGCTTAGACAGCGCCAGCCCGCTCTCGTAGATTTTGGCAAAGACAAGCCATTGATGGCATCGGAGATTCCAGCTGGTCTTGTCCTTGGCTCTCAGCAGGTTTCTTTCGATCAGCTTTCTTGTCATGTTCCAAAGGTCATCCCATTCCCCTTCGCTAGCGCCCTTGTTTTGCCGCAAGGCAATGTAGAGCAAAAGCGGCTCGCACATTGCCTTTTGTTGCGGCTGCTGTCGGCTTTGCCGCCGGGACAAGTAGAGTTGACACTGATTGATCCACTGCAACTGGGGCAATCGGTCGAGCCGTTCCTACCTCTGCTGAAGGTAGAGCAATTGGTGCCGCAAGGTCATGTTCTCACTCGCTCGGATGAGATCGAGGGCGCGCTCGGCAAACTGACGGACGAGGTTGAGGAGATCATCCAGCACCGGTTCAATGACAAGTCATCCAATTGGTCAGGCTACAACGCGATCAACGCCGACGCCCCCTTGACTTACAAGGTTGTGGTGCTTTTTGATGTGCCAGAGCAAATCTCCGACAAAAGCCTCTGGTTCCTTGGGCGGCTTTGCGAGAACGGCCCACGATGCGGTGTGCTGCCCGTCATTGCAATTGATGGGCAACGCATGGACGAGAGGCGATACGAGAAGTTTGGTTGCGTGCTGGAAACTTCGGCCATGCGGCTTGATACGCTGTTTCAGCGCTCAGAGACAGGGGATCTTTCGTGCACATACCAGCCGGAACAATGGCCCCGACAGGATGTGCTGGACAGTTTTATGGCAACGCTTGCCGAGCATTGCGCTGCAAAGAGGCGCTTCAAAAAAACGATGCCCGACCTCTGGACAAACTTCACCAAGGGGGAGACGACACTTGGTGGTTTTGATATTCCCGTTGGATGGACTCCTGCTGGTGAGATTACGAACCTACGATTGGGTGCAACCGACTCAGAGCATCACGTTTTGCTTGCTGGCAAGACCGGCTCAGGTAAATCCAATCTGCTCCATGTCTTGATTCACTCACTATGCGAGAAATACCCGCCCGAAGAGCTTGATCTTTATCTGCTGGATTACAAGGAGTCGACGGAGTTCAATATCTATGCAGCCTCGCCACTCCCGCATGCCCGTTTGGTCGCTACGGAAAGTGATCCTGAATACGGTGTCACGGTACTACGGCATCTTGTAGATGAATTAGAGAAGCGAGCACGCATCTTCAAGTCCTCGAGTGCCCGAGATTTCGCCGAATATCGCAATGCAAGCGGGGTGCAGTTACCCCGCGTTCTGTTGGTCATAGATGAGTTCCAGGTTCTGTTTTCAGAAGGCCGCCAAGTAGCCGAAACCGCTGAGCAGCTGCTCTCGCAACTCTTGAAACAGGGGCGTTCATTTGGCATTCACATCCTTCTGGCAACACAGACACTGAAAGGTATTAATGCGCAATCCATCGGAAGCATCATTACCCAGTTGGGATGCCGTATCGCGCTGGCCTGTGGGCAAGAAGATTCCGCACTGATCCTGGGCGGCGGCAACTGGGCTGCGGCTGAACTTCGCAGCCCACCTGAGGGCATTATCAACAACGCCAACGGTGCCAAATCCGGCAATGTGAAGTTCATGATCCCATTTGCCGGAGAAAGTGAACATCGGCGAGAGTTGCTTACGAAGCTGATAGAGCGTAAATCACTTTTCGGGGCTACCGCCAAAACGAAAATTTTCAGCGGAGCATCCCTCCCTGCGATGCCGTCTTCTTCTGAATATCAGATAGCTTGCGCACAAAATCAGGCTCTTCTTTTGGGTGAGCGACTCACATTCGAAGCCGACGTGCTAACTATCCCGCTTACTCGCCGCACTGCATTCAATGTTCTTCTCAGCGGTTACAACGATCAAATTCACGACGGACTGCTGGCAGCTATCCTTTCAAGTATGGCTTACCACGCTGACGGCTTTGACGAAGTCGTATATTTCAACGCGCGTGGAGTCCCTCCCTGTGGGGGATTCTCCACATCATCGCAGGCCCTCGGTGCACGCTTCAGGATCTTCGACGATATTTCCACTCTGCCGTTACAGGCGATATCAGACGATATTGGGTCCCGCCGCATCGCGCTGATCATCGACGGTCTTGACTCCGAGAAAGTACTACATCCAACCGCTGCGTTTAGATCCCCCAAGCCTGGCGAACCACCATCTCCGGCTGACCTGTTAAAGTGTCTCGCAGAAGAAGGCCCGCGGAAAGGGACATTTGTATTTGCCTTTGTTGACCGATGGCAGCGCTGTGCTAGCGCATGTAAAGATCTTTTCTCCTTTTTCGAATTGCGCGTGGCGTATTGCATGAACGAAGACGATGCCGGATCACTAGTGAGTGGTGGCATTGGCAAGTTCAAAGGCATTGAAAAACCGAACCGAGCTGTATTCGTAAACAAGATGACGAATGACCGTGAATGGTTCTGCCCATATGTTCAAGAAAGCACTCGATGA
- a CDS encoding WXG100 family type VII secretion target, with protein sequence MAQAIGDPEELERFAYSLQQFIDSLNDAVGNLNGAFASLGDTWQDEKRARFEEDYNALVQQLQQFNENASEQVPYLAALASRLRDYLQS encoded by the coding sequence ATGGCGCAGGCAATTGGAGACCCGGAAGAGCTAGAGCGGTTCGCGTATTCGTTGCAACAGTTTATTGATTCTCTCAACGATGCTGTAGGCAACCTTAACGGTGCCTTCGCTTCGCTCGGCGACACGTGGCAAGACGAAAAGCGGGCACGGTTTGAGGAGGATTACAACGCGCTCGTCCAGCAGTTGCAACAGTTCAACGAAAACGCGTCTGAGCAGGTTCCGTATCTGGCCGCGCTTGCGTCGCGGCTGAGGGATTATTTGCAAAGCTAA
- a CDS encoding vWA domain-containing protein, producing MSNIPFDPSKFTAPKAKPLPVILLLDVSGSMSGEKIRNLNDAVRDMLNTFSDTENGETEIHVAIIAFGSQVKLHQPLASASTIQWQGLSASGSTPLGVALEMAKAMIEDKDVVPSRAYRPTVVLVSDGQPDSGWEKPLTKFISDGRSAKCDRMAMAIGADADEVVLGKFFEGTEHPLLYAENAKQLREAFKYVTMSVTMRAKSQTQNVAPAPSTIDAAPATIEARQDKLKSVTQSSSVEDGGYW from the coding sequence ATGAGCAACATCCCATTCGATCCGTCGAAATTCACGGCGCCGAAAGCCAAACCGCTTCCGGTAATTCTCCTGCTCGATGTCAGCGGCAGCATGAGCGGAGAAAAAATCCGCAATTTGAATGATGCTGTTCGCGATATGTTGAATACATTCAGCGACACCGAGAATGGTGAAACTGAGATCCATGTTGCGATCATTGCTTTCGGCTCCCAGGTTAAGCTGCACCAACCGCTTGCCAGTGCCAGCACCATTCAGTGGCAAGGGCTTTCAGCGAGTGGGTCAACGCCGCTCGGTGTCGCACTTGAGATGGCGAAGGCGATGATTGAAGATAAGGATGTCGTGCCATCACGAGCCTATCGTCCGACAGTGGTCTTGGTATCCGATGGACAGCCGGACTCCGGCTGGGAAAAACCATTGACCAAGTTCATTAGCGACGGACGCTCTGCAAAATGCGACCGCATGGCAATGGCCATAGGAGCTGATGCAGATGAGGTAGTACTCGGAAAGTTTTTTGAAGGCACTGAGCACCCGCTCCTTTATGCTGAAAATGCAAAACAGCTCAGAGAGGCTTTTAAATACGTAACTATGTCAGTAACTATGCGAGCTAAATCGCAAACACAGAATGTTGCACCAGCACCAAGCACTATTGATGCCGCACCAGCCACAATCGAAGCACGCCAGGACAAACTGAAGTCTGTGACACAGAGCTCTTCGGTGGAAGATGGGGGGTATTGGTAA
- a CDS encoding WYL domain-containing protein, translating to MPKDQLAELTQHQRDRLAFIDLRVRFVGEIRRNDLVPRFGIQSAAATRDLALYKELAPGNIAYDAKGKSYVVGPDFRPVFDFSPERVLSWLTQGFGDCEPMRLKTWVVSESPSRLTLPDLDVLANVTRAIHLECPLGIEYHSISSGQSEREVVPFALIDNGLRWHVRAFDRKSQEFRDFVITRIRRPVVLKGMPVAAHETSDQDIQWTRILELDLVPHPDQPHPEISEMDYSMERGVLKMKLRAAMAGYILRKWSVDCSPTHKLNGPEYRLWLRNYLALYGVRSAVLAPGYESPVHVEPEQDCD from the coding sequence ATGCCCAAAGACCAGCTTGCAGAACTGACCCAGCATCAACGCGACCGGCTCGCGTTCATAGATCTTCGTGTGCGCTTTGTTGGAGAGATACGTCGGAATGATTTAGTGCCGCGGTTTGGCATCCAGTCCGCAGCGGCAACCCGGGATTTGGCTCTCTACAAGGAGTTGGCGCCCGGCAACATAGCCTACGACGCCAAAGGTAAGTCCTACGTCGTGGGACCCGACTTCAGACCTGTATTCGACTTTTCCCCGGAGCGGGTTCTGTCGTGGCTGACCCAGGGCTTCGGTGACTGCGAGCCGATGCGGCTTAAGACGTGGGTAGTCAGCGAGAGCCCGTCACGGCTCACGCTCCCGGATCTCGATGTGCTAGCGAACGTAACCCGGGCGATTCATCTTGAGTGCCCGCTGGGCATCGAGTACCACTCTATCTCCAGCGGTCAATCAGAACGCGAGGTCGTCCCGTTCGCGCTGATCGACAACGGCCTGCGCTGGCATGTCCGGGCCTTCGATCGCAAGTCTCAAGAGTTCCGAGACTTCGTCATCACCCGAATCAGGCGGCCAGTGGTGTTAAAGGGAATGCCGGTCGCGGCCCACGAAACCAGCGATCAGGACATCCAGTGGACTCGGATACTGGAGTTGGATCTTGTCCCGCATCCAGATCAACCACATCCAGAGATTTCCGAGATGGACTACAGCATGGAGCGCGGCGTTTTGAAGATGAAGCTGCGTGCTGCGATGGCTGGCTACATCCTGCGTAAGTGGAGCGTTGACTGCTCCCCAACCCACAAATTGAACGGCCCTGAGTACAGGCTCTGGCTCAGAAATTACTTGGCGCTGTATGGCGTCCGAAGCGCCGTACTGGCTCCCGGCTACGAAAGCCCGGTACATGTTGAGCCTGAGCAAGATTGCGACTGA
- a CDS encoding type II toxin-antitoxin system ParD family antitoxin has protein sequence MAQARTQTVSLGEHWNNLIDSLLKSGRYASVSEIMRDSLRLLEEREANSKLQSLRTALMEGEESGDAGELHMETIRLEAKKEAGLV, from the coding sequence ATGGCTCAAGCACGAACCCAAACTGTTAGTCTCGGCGAGCACTGGAATAACCTCATTGACTCTTTGCTCAAAAGTGGGCGCTATGCAAGCGTTAGTGAAATTATGCGTGACTCCTTACGTTTACTTGAAGAAAGAGAAGCGAACTCAAAACTACAATCTTTACGTACTGCCCTAATGGAAGGCGAAGAGAGTGGCGATGCTGGCGAATTACACATGGAAACAATCAGATTGGAAGCAAAAAAAGAAGCCGGTTTAGTCTGA
- a CDS encoding type II toxin-antitoxin system RelE/ParE family toxin, translating into MLKIHTQALAKQDLKNIWLYSFNNWGEVQADRYFDELNAAFALIAENPELGFACDYIREGYRQFHINRHLVFYRVTATKIHIVRVLHDSMNYTAHL; encoded by the coding sequence ATGCTCAAAATCCATACTCAGGCACTCGCAAAACAAGACCTAAAAAATATCTGGCTTTACTCGTTTAACAACTGGGGAGAGGTGCAGGCGGATCGTTATTTTGATGAATTAAATGCTGCTTTCGCTTTAATCGCTGAAAATCCGGAACTGGGTTTTGCCTGTGATTACATTCGTGAAGGGTACAGGCAATTCCACATCAATCGCCATTTAGTTTTTTATCGTGTTACAGCAACCAAGATTCACATTGTCCGGGTGCTACATGACAGTATGAATTACACTGCACATTTATAA